The following proteins are encoded in a genomic region of Aquifex aeolicus VF5:
- a CDS encoding LptA/OstA family protein — translation MKWKAFILLLSFIGFSLSQTITGEANSLEFLKDRLIYKGNVILHRDSSTLKADEVVILLDKENKPYKLIAKGNVKFRENGRKAEAEFAEYDLRKEIIHLKGNAKIEENGRVVEADEIIIYKREKRLVAKGKGKRVRTVYVEEKK, via the coding sequence ATGAAGTGGAAAGCATTCATACTACTTCTTAGCTTTATCGGTTTCTCCCTTTCCCAGACTATAACGGGAGAAGCAAACTCCTTAGAATTTCTAAAGGACAGACTCATTTACAAAGGGAACGTAATACTCCACAGGGACAGCTCAACGCTGAAAGCGGACGAAGTGGTAATACTCCTTGACAAAGAAAACAAGCCCTACAAGCTTATCGCAAAGGGAAATGTAAAGTTCAGGGAAAACGGAAGGAAGGCAGAGGCGGAATTTGCTGAGTACGACTTGAGGAAGGAAATAATACATCTAAAGGGAAATGCAAAGATTGAAGAAAACGGCAGAGTCGTGGAAGCGGATGAAATAATTATTTACAAGAGGGAAAAGAGGCTTGTGGCTAAAGGTAAGGGAAAGAGAGTGAGAACCGTTTACGTGGAGGAGAAGAAATGA